The Glycine max cultivar Williams 82 chromosome 12, Glycine_max_v4.0, whole genome shotgun sequence genome window below encodes:
- the LOC102667994 gene encoding protein MAIN-LIKE 1-like codes for MPTTSTHRQQEVAPVAEDDLVLTKDVHAHAEEAIDDAEGFPGGPRDLSVLTDYGDHVAVIVWNDELSSHGRKVLKFGRPAPEIEGLVAITGLSPLIACSVDTGDRGLISTFVERWHKETSSFHLPVGELTITLDDVVSLLHLPIIGAFHSFEPLHVDEAVLMLVELLEVSREEARAETT; via the exons ATGCCTACAACATCCACACATAGGCAACAGGAAGTTGCCCCTGTTGCTGAGGATGATCTTGTGCTTACTAAAGATGTACATGCACATGCTGAAGAAGCTATTGATGATGCTGAGGGATTTCCAGGTGGGCCGCGTGACCTATCAGTGTTGACTGACTATGGTGACCATGTTGCAGTCATCGTATGGAATGATgag ttatcctcccatggaaggaagGTTCTGAAATTTGGGAGGCCTGCTCCAGAAATTGAAGGGCTAGTCGCTATCACAGGATTAAGTCCTTTGATCGCATGTTCAGTAGACACTGGCGATCGAGGACTTATATCCACTTTTGTCGAGAGGTGGCATAAGGAAACTAGCAGTTTTCATCTTCCTGTTGGAGAGCTGACCATCACCCTAGATGATGTGGTGTCTCTGCTTCATCTTCCAATTATTGGCGCATTCCACAGTTTTGAGCCCCTGCATGTCGACGAAGCGGTCTTGATGTTGGTGGAGTTACTTGAAGTCTCTAGAGAGGAAGCTAGAGCTGAGACAACATAA